DNA from Osmerus mordax isolate fOsmMor3 chromosome 2, fOsmMor3.pri, whole genome shotgun sequence:
CAAAGGTGATCTTTTGAACACATCTATGAGTGATGTTATTGTGGGGATAAAGAAGAGATGTAGTTCCCAATCCTGGTCTTTGGGGCCCCCTGCCCTGTAATCAAAATCTACATTTTCCTTATTTGCTAGCTAACCTAATCGAAAAATGTTACAACCTAGTCAATCTCATTTTGTCAAATTATTCATTTAAGGAATCACCGGTGTGTAGTTATGTGAGAAAAGCCTTTTTATTTAGATCATGTCCATGAAGAGTGGCAAAGCATTGCATTGTAAATATTATTAGGAAGTTGTGTACGTTGTTGAATACTACATTTGAATTACTTAAAGGGAAACTTTGAGTCCGCTAGAGTATGAAACTGAGATTCTGGTAAATCCTTGACCCAATAACCCTGCCTACTCTGTGCTTGTGCCACAAGGCAAGGCAAGGGACTTTATTTATACATAGGGAGGATTATGAGCCACTGCTTGCTTGATTAGCATAGCCTTGTCAATGCTAAGTATGTTGTCCTCCATCATCCTCCATCATGTCCACCATTAGCGAAATACTTTCGACCACGGCACTGTTGATGTTACAAAAGCTTTGTGGGTTTTCAGGATAACCTTGTGTTCATGAAGTTCATGAGCATGAGATGTATCATGGATATGTGCTTGATATCACTGACGTGTTTTTGCCTTTTCTGAATTCCACACTGTCAATAAAGTTTACATAACTATATTTTGAAGTTCATGTGATTCTTAAATGCTCACAGCATGTCAACAAGTAGTCTAGGCTGAGAAGTATAAGATACATTTCTGTCCTGACCTGTTCACATCACAAGAAACTGTTCTTTAACTGGAGGGAGCAAGtcaatcaaataaaaactgACCATCTGGATCACTTCTCAACCAGGTTGTGTTAAACTTGTTTATTAATGCAgcacaaataaaatgtaaattttaaattgcagatttttttttttatatccctCTACAATAGCCATTTTGTTTAATATCCTTAATCATTCTATGGATGTGTTATATTATCATATAGGGCTATGcatctgtaaaaaaatatatatattagccTCTTTGTCTGAGAtttgtacagtaggcctactgtagtaTCGTGCCTTATGGAATGCATTCCTTTGACAATGAAGAATAACTTCCAAGACACAAGTAACAATTTTACCCTCAACACTATTAACCAAGTACTATTGACAACTGCATTCTATTTGGATTATACGTATAGTAATCCAACACAGGGAAACATAAAATACTGTATGTTCCCTGACAATGTCATAAAACATCCATCCTCAACATATGTCAAACTGGTCATTGTATAAACATTCTAATAGCTGCATTGTACTGACttctaaatgaaaaaaaaacacattttagaacAACATTCTAAAATCTTCTAGGGGTATAGTCACATGGAAATGTGATGAAGGGCGTTCAATACTGTATAGGCCAGTACCATGTTGCTGGGTCAGGGGTTTACACAATAGCGGGGATGCAGATTCTTTCAGTTTGGTCAGTTATAAAAGTAAGAGTTAAAACAGACAGAACATCAGTTTGGCTGCAGCACAGCTTTTAGAAACAATCACCATCAAAATGACCATGGGAAAGGTGAGCATTGTGGCAGTTTGGTTTCATATCGCCATTCCAGTTTTTCTGAATTGGAAAAAAATcaattttttaatgttttttttttgctttcagATTATCTTCTACGAGGACAGGAACTTCCAGGGTCGCTCCTATGAGACCAGCAGCGACTGTTCTGACATGTCCTCCTACCTGAGTCGCTGCCACTCCTGCAGGGTGGAGAATGGTTCCTTCATGGTCTATGACCGCCCCAACTACATGGGAAACCAGTACTtcatgaggaggggagagtacTCTGACTACATGAGCATGATGGGAATGAAAGACTGCATCAGATCCTGTCGTCATATCCCCATGGTAAAATCAAGACATTTCTACAGTAAACTCTCCTAAAATTGCATTGTGAACTTGTGTAACATATATATGTATTGTTCTAACAGCATAGAGGAAACTACAGGATGAGGATCTACGAGAGGGAGAACTTCGAAGGTCAGATGATGGAGCTGATGGATGATTGTGACTCCATCATGGATCGTTACCGTATGTCTGACTGCCAGTCCTGCAACGTCATGGATGGCCACTGGCTGATGTACGAGCAGCCCCACtacagaggcaggcagatgtACATGAGGCCTGGAGAGTACAAGAGCTTCAGGAATATGGGCATGGGAGGTACAAGGTTCATGAGCATGAGGCGTATCATGGACTCCATGTAAAAACATTTGAATTTACAATGTCTGACAACCtcaaacattacattttaatAAATTGACGTTTTCTAAAATCTGCACTGGAATATTTGTTGTTTCTCCAATGTACATGCTAAAAGCATAAGGTCTGTACCAGCAATAATGCGTAcaccagggctctcaagttatgaagacaggcaagagtgacatttcccctacctcagccccccctcaaaattaattaattaattaattgctttttacctgacatctttgaaaggcagcaatgattaatgcatccatggccaggatatgatgataaagtatgacatgattttaaaagtgacctataacatcgactatgcaaaacacttaaatgtatttagtgctaataaaattattaagCCTATTTTGAAAAAtctgtttataatgtgacaatatgtcagtcatcgtgtgataacgaaaatatgactaggcctagactcaggggcgattctaggatcagacctttaggggtgctcagaaCCCAATgaaaatgtgacatgaatacagtgccttgcaaaagtgcaaaacccccttgctaataacaggcatgcaaacaggtcaggggtgaAAAATGTGAGAAGGATACGGCGAACCCCCGACCCtctaggggggtccgggggcatgctcccccggaagaaaatgtattaaatgttaaagttaaacgcatgaatctggtgcacttcgagagcaaaattaagaggctagatcgatgtagaatctgtgctcttgtaaacaatgtcattttcttttaaccataaagacattttttgtatagcattggttccagagccagttgtaaagttgggaagcacgggtaaaatgctgtgttggccacgGCCACGAACGTAGGTTATTTTGGTTTAAaaaaggtgaggagtttgcatgcctataaatccctaatttcactggataacaattcatacatttaggcctatgtattattatgctaaatattgaataaatgaaaaaactaaagatgtccctttcttcatgaactttttaattattattatttttaggggtgctgagattacATTTAGGGCTACTTGAGCAATAGTGCTATTTTCTGATTAGCTATTGTgtagaccttttttttttttttgattgggtgataagtggcaggctcgactaagaactccaggggagacgcgcttgattcctgccggttccatagtgagagagGCGCGGCCAGAGAAATTTCGGTTgggcatattaaatataaaaggtTTTTCCGCGTGAGAAATACGATGTGTGGCGGGAGTGCGTGACAAAAGATCggaatgagtgactgtcacgctcaatgcgtgacacttgagagccctggtaCACCATGGATTGATTGTTCCTCAttacaggagtcaggtggctgagcggttagagaattgggctagtaatcagaaggtcgctggttcgattcctggctgtgcaaaaaattaggttgcgtccttgggcaaggcacttcaccctacttgcttcaggggaatgtccctgtacttactgtaagtcgctctggatcagAGAGTctcctaaatgtaatgtacacccCATGATTTCCTTATAACCTCCTTCTTTGTCATTTAAATCTGGGTGCCAGGTCTCCAGTAATATCAAATGGTCAAGAACCTGAAACATTAGAACATTTCAACACATATTCCGGTAGTAAAAAAACATTGCAGGATATAATAGCAAAGGCCCATATTGTACAGTGCATTACCACTcagtaaataatacaaatatgcCACTTCCTGTAACATTACAGTGAAATCACTAATAATCCACAGTATaatcatcaaatcaaatttaaatTTGTGTGTATAGcgctttttacaagcaatgtcacagagggcttcacatacgcccatagaactgcccctcaaccaacctaaaccctaaaGGAAGACTCCCagaaaaaactcactagaggagaaaaaatggaagaaaccttgggaggagcaattcagtgagagatCCCTTCCTCCAGAAACGGTTGGTGAAATCATCAAATAATAATTTTTATGATCAAATAACATGTCAaagttaataaaataaaagtcaCATGCAACATACTGGAAATGTGATCAAATGTATGTTATATTGTACCAGTTAGAGCTCTATAAATAAAGAATCCTGCTATGACCAAACACTTTGAAGCATGATCAATCACCTTCAACCTTCAATGATACAGAAAAATATCTTGATTAATACAGTGTAAATGCCCTAATAAGTCAAATTGAAATTGAAATTATTTCAATTTACCCTCCTTAGCATAAAATGCAAAGTTGTATACTTATGTTTATtagtttttttagtttttttaagtTCCATTATGTCGAGTATCTACATTTTATGATCTTTTATAGATGTGTTTCAAACAGTGGAAGGTTTGCATGGAAATTGCAGGCCAACAGTCCTTTGCCTATACATCATGaggacattgttttgatttgattatGAGGACTCAAAAGCACTAAATCTGATTAGAATCATCATCTACACAATCATCTATATacacagtgtgacaaagttaGGCAAGGTTATTTTTTATGGCCATCAGTATGAACACTTGGATCCATATCAAATGCTGTAAAAAGGTTTGTGCGAATTACAGTAAATACTATATTCTGCATTTAATATGGTGTGACTGTACAAAGCCGATTTAGTAAAAGTATAGCCAAGTTTTCCATAAATTCAGATTGGATTTGAATGTATTGAAAGCAAGATGTATTGATGTATTGCCAAACAGTTCCAAATACCAAATGGTGCAGTAATTACATTCACAACATTTGTGGATGAGGAACATGAAGAGATAACCATTTCAAGTGAATTATTATGTGGATTATTATGTATAGTAAACGGTTGCTCTACAATTCTCTAATTAGATTACTTTTTTAAAAAGCACCAGCTTTTCTCAAACCTGAGGGGAGCAGTCCCCAGCACATCTGTCCATAACCTGACCCCTCAATAGGCCTCTACCGCATTTTGCTGACTCCGATATTTACACAATGGGGACACAGATTCTTTAGATTTTGACAGGTATAAAAAGAAAGGGTTAAACCAGGTAGGGAGTCAGTTCAGGAGCTCTAGCGGGAACAGTGAACCAAAATGACCACTTCTAGCCAGAACATGATGAGCAAGGTAATTATTGTCAAAGTTACACGTTTTTTAAATATCATAGAATGTAATATAAACAACTTAGAACAAAAGTAGAACACTAACCGAATGTGgctagtgtttgtgtctgaaattGAGTAAGGTTCTGCTATTAGTTAAGGAATATTAATTCTGTTCAATTTCAGATCATCTTCTATGAGAACAGGAATTTCCAAGGCCGCTCCTATGAGTGCAGCAATGACTGTTCCGACATGTCCACCTACTTGAGTCGCTGCCACTCCTGCAGGGTGGAGAGTGGCTGCTTCATGATCTACGATCGCACCAACTACATGGGAAACCAGCACTtcatgaggaggggagagtacTCTGACTACATGCGTATGATGGGAATGAGCGACTGCATCAGGTCTTGCCGCATGATCCCTATGGTAAGCCTAAAAAGGTTGTTTTATGATGTAAGCCTTGATAGATGGGACacagagattttttttaaatgattcaCATATTATTCTACAGCACAAAGGGTCCCACAAGATGAGGATCCATGAGAGGGAGAACTTCGGAGGCCAGATGCACGAGCTGATGGACGAATGTGACTCCATCATGAATCGTCACCATATGTCTGACTGCCAGTCCTGCAACGTCATGGAGGGCCACTGGCTGATGTACGAGCATCCCTACtacagaggcaggcagatgtACATGAGGCCTGGAGAGTACAAGAGCTTCAGAGAGATGGGCATGGGCATGGGAATGGGAGGAATGAGGTTCATGAGCATGAGGCCAATTATGGGCTCTTATTATTAAATAAAGCAGAGAACTCTGAATAAAATCAGTTACTCCGCACaaaatgtctctctccctgtgtatatTGTAGAAACTGAATATGTGTATTGCCCATCCCAACCCCTGTAATGTACAGCATACAGATTACTTTTATTGCTGAGAATGATTGGATAAAAACCCAGGTGTTCCTCCTTATCTAAATGAACGAAAAATTACACAATTGCAGACCAAAGGTAACATCTGcgctgaaagtctcgaaatcaCCAGAGGTTAGTTCCAAACACTCCTGCAGTAGTGACCAAATACTGCAGTACTGTCCGGTTGTTTACTTGACTTGCTTCCATCATTACTATCAAGGAAGATTGTACTTTGAAATCTTAAATGGTTTGTAATTTCACTGATGAGCCAAAACATTATGACCCCTCACGCTGAAGTGAATCACGTTGATCATCTCCAAACAAGGGCACATGTCAAGTTCTGTGTAGAATAGATGGTAAGAGAACAACCAGTTGTTGCAGTCATCGCGTTGGAGGCAGAAGAAATGGGCAGGAGTAAAGACAAGAGGGACTTTGACATGGGCCAAATTGTTAAGGCCAGATGACTGGGCCAAATCATCTGTGGAAAAGCAAGGCTCGTGGGGTGTATGCAGTCAGCAGTGGTGAGTAGCCACAGACAGTGGTCAGAGGAGGGACAAACCACAAACCCATGACAGGGTGTTGGGCGTCCAAGGCTCATCGGTGTGCTAGAACAACAAAGGCTATCTCATCTGGTCCAAACTGACAGAAGATCTACTGTGGCACAAGTCACAGAAAATGTTCATGATGGTTACGGAGGGAAAGGAAAACACAATGAATTGCACCCTTCTGTGTACGGAGCTGCATAGCCGCAAATCGTTCAGAGTGCCAATGGTGACCCTGTCCACCGTTGAACGCACTAACAATGGGCACACGATCGATTGTCCGTTTTCTTTTAAATCACGTGAATGGCCATGTACATGTGCGCCATTTACCTGGGGAAGTGATGGCATCCGGATGCGCTGTGGGAAGACGATAAGCCGGTGGAGGGAGTGTGATGCACTGGGCAATGTTTTGCTGGGAAACCCTGGGTTCAGCCATTCATGTGCCATTCATGAGTCAATTTGACACGTGCCACGTACCTAAACATTGTTGCAGACCATGTACACCTCTTTATGGCATGTCCAATCCACGGCAACTAGACCTCACAACATTCAGGACTTGTTTTGGTGCCAGATACCACTAGACACCTTCAGGGGTCTTGTAGAGGCCATGCCTTGGTGGGTCGGCACTGTTTTTACGG
Protein-coding regions in this window:
- the LOC136962599 gene encoding gamma-crystallin M2-like, with amino-acid sequence MTMGKIIFYEDRNFQGRSYETSSDCSDMSSYLSRCHSCRVENGSFMVYDRPNYMGNQYFMRRGEYSDYMSMMGMKDCIRSCRHIPMHRGNYRMRIYERENFEGQMMELMDDCDSIMDRYRMSDCQSCNVMDGHWLMYEQPHYRGRQMYMRPGEYKSFRNMGMGGTRFMSMRRIMDSM
- the LOC136962547 gene encoding gamma-crystallin M3-like, coding for MTTSSQNMMSKIIFYENRNFQGRSYECSNDCSDMSTYLSRCHSCRVESGCFMIYDRTNYMGNQHFMRRGEYSDYMRMMGMSDCIRSCRMIPMHKGSHKMRIHERENFGGQMHELMDECDSIMNRHHMSDCQSCNVMEGHWLMYEHPYYRGRQMYMRPGEYKSFREMGMGMGMGGMRFMSMRPIMGSYY